DNA from Tripterygium wilfordii isolate XIE 37 chromosome 4, ASM1340144v1, whole genome shotgun sequence:
ACACTATTACCACTTACATTTAGCAGATTTTGATTGCTTTTATAACCAAAACGTTCCCTTGCCATTGTTGATGCCTTAATGGAGACTTGTAGTTTATTCGAAATGAATGTCAGGAGAATGATTTTTTccttattaaaaaaagagagagattttaTTGATACTGTTTCCTGATTATACTTCTGTGCAGGTTTGTTGCATTTGTTTGGCAAAATATGCTAACAATGATCAGCTGAGGGAGTTACCTTGTTCACATTTTTTCCACAAGGAATGCGTGGACAAGTGGCTGAAGATCAATGCCTTGTGCCCACTCTGCAAGAATGAGGTTGGAGAAAGCGTTTTGGGCTCGCATggctccagctccagctccagccaCAGACGTGTTGAGAATAGAGTGGGCAATGGCTTAGCCGGCACtatgttttgattttattaTAGGCGCGAATCCGAGTATATTTGTGTGAAGTGCTACTACTTTGATGATCCTCAGGGATGGATGAATATATGACAGAACAATGCTCATCCCTGCAACTGTTCCAGTTCATTTTCTTTCCACAGGGTGAGCTGTAGCTATGTAGATACCACGGCAATTGCCTTTACAAGTTCTGTATAAGCTAGGAATTGTCTTTCAATGGCGGCATCATATGTTCATGTGGAGGTTTAGGAACAGGACAATGCAAATTGAGTAAGCAATAATGATCGTGTTGGTGATGCCAATTGGAATGATTAGTACAATTAcctcctcttttttttaatggatgcAGAGTATAATGGGAAAGAATTATCTAGTTTTAAATGGGTCCTTTTTCCTATTTCCATTTTCCTAGTTTCTTATCCTTTATGCTTTGCTAGTTTCCTGGCACTGCCCGGGACGAGGATGATTTGCCTGAGTTTAACTTCTCTAGTAGGTCTACCCAATCAGTCTCGTTGCCGTCTCAAAACTACTCTCGGGGACGGGGAGAAGCTACCTTGCTTATGCACTCTCAAGCTCCAGTAGACCAGATGAGGGAACTTATAAACAAACATGGACAACCAAAAACAACTGAATCTCCCAGGACCTGGCTGGACAAAAGGGGAATTGGTGTACCAGTTCTGCCATGGAATGATGAAGACGAAGACGATGATATTCCAGAGTGGCAACCTCGAGCTTCACAGCCCCAGAAACCTCATCAACATGCTGTGCAGAACTATCCACTTCAACAACTCGTGCTCTCCTGTAAATATGATGCCGGGCCAACAAAACACTGCCATGAATACCTGGCAAGGAGCCAGGAACAGCAGCCTGACGACAAGAAGCCCAAGTATGAGTTGGGGCTTCTGAACTATTTGTACTGTAGATTGTAGTGTTCTTTCTTCTGTCGTCCTTCCTTTTGGGATGAATGTAGCTTTGTAGTTGATAATTAATCTATCTAGAATATATCTTATTTGTTACCATAACAAAACATCAGGCTAGAAGCTAGTATCATAGTCAGATCTGCACTGGTTTAAGTACTCAAACATcgtatcatatattcatatatatcagacaaatttttattattttttttaattcaagcTTCCAAGAACTCTAGATGCAATAATGAAAGAATGTTCAGGGAGATTTGTCATCCCTTGAAAACTACTACGACTGCAAATATAAAGtaacaataaaaggaaaaaataatgaaCTACAAAGACTTAAATTACAATGACaagaatatcaaatatcaaaggACTGCAGTGAACACACGGATTGCCATCATGCTTAGAACTTCTGCACAATAAGAGGAGGAGAGCAAATTTACCTGTTCTTTCTAGTAGGCAAGGACCTATACCACTACCGGAGCGAAGGTTCCAGTTCATCAGAAAAGCAGAATGGCTGCTTTGTCCACTTTGAACTCCAATCCAGCTATTAGCTCATAATGAACATAAGATTCAACAATCAACCTCCCAAAGCACGCTTGAGTCCGGTTCGTTGCTCCGGGGTCAATCTTGTAGGGAACTTGACATCAAATTTGATCCTCAAATCACCCCTATTACCAGCATCTTTTACTATAGGCATTCCCTCCTTGGCAAGGACAAGCTCATAACCAGGGTTAATAATATCTGTAACCGGGATAGATAGATTACGGCCATCAAGAGTTGTGAGGTTCACTGTGGTTCCCCCCAATGCCTCAGCTAGTGACACCCATTGGTTAACAATGAGGTCATTGCCATCTCTCTTGTAAACATCGTGGGGCTTCTCATCAATAACAAAAACAAGGTCTGCTGGAAGCTGATATGGCTGCTCATTTCCTTTATCTGGAAATGTTATTTTTGTTCCCTTCTTCCATCCAGGCTTCACATCGATAGTTAATATCTCCGTTTCTGGGACTTGCCTCCTataaatttatgtttcaaataataTCAGTTGAAGGAGCATCTCTTACACGCGATTGCAAAGGTCAAAAACGCCAGCAGCCAACCACAATACCATAATAAGAGTAATCTATTATCAATTGCTATATTTCAGCTATGAACATGCATTCAAGAGATGGTATGATGTAATTAGCCGGGACCATGATATCGTTGAACATATTAATATTTCTAAATGAAGCAACAAAGAAAACGATTCCTGAAACTTCAGTTTACACccttataaaaacaaatatcctTTTGTCTATTGTTTCAAGGCACATCCTGTCCACTATTGATACCTATTACattcaatcaaatcaacaatcTTAGTAATGCCGTAGATGTACCTGCTAAGTAAAAAAGGTACCTGGGGTTGTGCAAAAAGACGACAACAGATGCCATGCCAAGATCTATGGAGATAATTACAGAGTAAAACATGAACAAAAGAGCACAAAATCAGGCATTTGGCAAGGCTGACAAGGCCGACGGCCAAGTGGAGATCTTCTAGGAAAGCTTGTAAGACATTTTAAGTCTGTCAAAGAATGAATGAAGAGTAGACGTGTTCTGAATTCTAAAATCCTTGGTTTCTGTCTCAAGATCAAATCAAGCAGTAGGAAATTATGGAAAGCTTAggaaataaacacaaaaataagaaaaatatgcATACCCATTGGCATCAATTACTGTTCTAGAGatcttcatttttcttgttgatcCTGAGTAAAGCTCCTCGAGGCTACAAGGTAACTTGCTTTCAACTGGTGGTGGTTTCCTAGGCATTGTCCCCTCGCTATAGCTCCGGAACATATTTTCAGCCCCACCAAAACCCCCAAACTTCCCTCCTCCATCTGACTGGAATCTCATAGAACGTCCAGGTCCTGAAGATCCAAATCCAAAAGGGCTACTCCCAAAGAATTCTGCAAAGATATCCTCTGCATTCCTAGGATTGAAACCATTCGACCCACCACCACCATTTCCAAATGGCGATCCACTGCCAGGAGGTGGCGTGTCTTTCAATCCTTCTTCACCATACTGATCATAAAGTGCCCTCTTTTGAGGGTCGCTTAAGACCTGAATTCACAAACATATCTCAAAGTCTCAATCTTTCATTCAGTACAAATACAAtgaaattttctttatttataataaaaaaaggtaTGCTATAGACCGAAAAATCCGATTATAAAAAGAAACAACAGGACAAAAAAAGATTGAATTCATGTAAACGGAAGTCTATATTAATATAAACTGACATATATCTGAGACAAATAGAAGGAAAACTTGCCTCATAAGCCTCGGAGATCTGCTTAAATTTGGCTTCAGCTTCTTTCTTGTTGTTGGGGTTCTTGTCAGGGTGCCATTTCATAGCCAGTTTCCTGTATGACTTCTTGAGATCGTCATCCGTTGCATTTTTGTTCACCTTCAATATGTTATAGTAATCAACCCCCATTTTCCTTTCTCCTTATCAGATCAAAATCCTATAATGTCATTCAATTCAAGCCCTTTTCAGAGACGCCCAGATCCCCAAATCTACACATTTGATCACCCTTCACCTCTCTATTCAAATTCAATCATTTGTTCAGAACCCAAAAACATCAGAGCAACAGATTATTCCCTCCGCTTCATATAACATGAACAAgaccaaaaatcaaattaaaaatattcctctctggagagagaaattcttggatttgctTAATGAGGTTTGTCTTGTTCAAAGGTTTTTGGTCTGGAGAATCTCAAAACTATTTGAAGGGGAGAGACTAATGTACTGCCAAGTTTGACAGATTATGAATTGATTCATTAAGACCGCGTTTGTTAGTTAAGTGGGTTTTTAAGCGACGCCCACGGTACACTTGAGATAATAAAACTCCacattttatgcttttatttttattagttttttccACCAAGTTAGAAATTCATGAGATAATAAAACTGTAGTCTGTATACGAGGGCACCTATTTGATATTCCAATAAAGATCAAAGGCCCATTGGGCCAACAGAGCAGAATTTACCTAAGGAGCGAAACAAGGCCTATGGGCCAACATAACGAAAACAGAAACCTGAACGGTGAAGACCTAAAGAGTTAATCTATTGGCAAACGATTGGCCGTTCACTTGTTCACATAAAGGAAACTTATTATTGGGACGAATATAACGGACTTCATAGGAAACTACTTAGGAAAAAGTTAATAATTTTCCTTACCTGCCTGCCCTTGGCTGTTCAAAAAAAACTATTTGGACTACTTAGACCCGTCGCGAAATCTCTACTAAAGGAAGCTCGCAGACAAAGGAAACCTCACTAAACTCTAGTGCGCGAATCCTAATTCTAGAAATTGACTCGCGCGAGAGACGAGCAACGCAGAGCTGGTGGCCAAGTTTTGTGAAGCAACAGATCTCGCTAGTCGCTTCACTTTTTCGGTAGGTCTACGTTGTGGTTGGTACTCAGGTTTGTTGATCGCCTTCTCATAATTCGTACTTTCTTCCTGATCGTCGCGTAGTTTCCGGTCGTTGTTAGGGTTCACGACGCCGTTCGTAATCTGTTTCTTGATCGCCTTCTCTTGATGACTGGTACTCTCTTACTCCTTGTAGTTTGCTGTTTGTAGGGTTTACGATGGTGTCGATAATTGTTTTTCTTGGTCCCCTTCTCATGTCTGGTACTCTCTTACTCCTCTTCGTGTAGTtgtggtttttagggtttacgaTGCGCTTCGTAATTAGTTTTGAGATTGCTTCTCTTTCTGGTACACTCCAATTAGTTTTCAAATTGATGCACTCTAGGCATTCAACTTTGAATTTATGTGCAGTATAATCTACTAAATGACATCAATGTATTTCAGCAAAATATCTCAAAACATTGTCGTATTATACAGACTTAGTTCCATGATCTTGTATGTAACTTTCTCAATTATTTCTTTTCATACAAATCGATCTTATCTTGACACAAGAAATTGGCTACTTATTGTCTTCCTGCCCTTATAACTGCATTATACCTGCTTCTGGTGTTATTCTGCTTAGTCAAAGGCTTACTCCATCTCAAATAATTATTCTGTAACaaaattttcatggttttgcTGAATATTTATCTCAAGCCAAACCTGTTCCTCAAGTACAGGACAACTATTATAGTTTGACCTCCGCAGCACTTTTTTGCTGCTGTTCAAGTAAGGTCTCTTGCTTTCTTTTCCGTTTTCCTCTGTTTGTTTATGTTAAAAATCTGTCAAATGGAAAATTGGTTCTATTACGCACCATTAAGATGATTTTGGAATTTCTGTAGTGTCTGCATTACTCTGCTTAGCTTTCGCTTCTACACTTGGTCATAACTCATAACACTACTTAAAGTCTTAAACCTCTTTTCTGTTCACTGTCTTCTGGTTTTGTTTAGATTTTTTGTACTGCTCATTAAAGTTTGTTTTGCTGGGCACATTTTTCTGTCCCTTATATCGATATAATTTTTCTTGGTGGCATTGAATCGAGGGAGAAAACATAAATATGGACAATCTTATATCAATTTTGTAAACAGATTTTATTTCTTGAACTACATGTCGGAAACTTATTAAAGACTTTGgaaaaacatacaaattaaatGATGAAAATGCTAAAacaggtttttatttttttcaatatgaTATTCCTTTTTTGGTCTTCATTTAATGTGCAACACCTGCTGAAAGCTTTATGCCCGTATTTTGGGATAATCTACAACACCTATTATTGGGGAGGGGTGATGTGCAATTCCTGCTGAGAGGTAAATCGTGGATGTTATAATTATGGTTGCTTTATCCCGAAATTTCTTATCGCTGGTTCACATAATGCATTTTGTTGTCATATTCTTATTCCATTTATCTGTTACATCTTACATGTTCTAGAGTCTCTGAGAGTTGAAGTTGCTATGTTGCTGCTGGCCTATTTGAAACCTGAATTTTCAAACAATTCATCAACTACTGAAAGTATTTTCTTAAACCATGGCTATTTCCTATTCTTTGGTAGAGAGGATAATCAAGTTATTATCAAACATCAGTGAGAATGAAGTTACAGTATTCGCCATTTCTAGAGTAGCTACCATGTAActtttgttaaatatatatattttctcccaatatatgtattatatctattttttaaTAGAAGCTTTGGTTCTACTGAAGCATGCACAGGAGAAAGGAAATTATCTTCCCTCGTGTTATTGGGAGGTATGCAATGTGCAAATCTTCTTTACATGCATCATGCATGTCCTTGTTCGAGCAAAGAATTAGGTGGTGGTTGGTATTAGTTTTACTTGTTATCACTTATCAGTAAATATGTTTAATACATATTTGTGGATAGCTGGTTATGGTGAATAATACTGTTTAGGATATATTTCTCAACATACTATTCATGCTTCTTTCCCCCTAACATGTACTGTGTCTGTACCACCTATTGGAAAACATGATTGTCGCAGAGTATGCCATGCAAATTTTAAATTAGAATGTTGCGGAATTAtctgattttttaattttattttttgttgatattGATGTTGAGGAGTTTTTTGGGTGAGCTGATGTACTTGATTCAGCTATCTTGGTGAAACACCAGTTGCATGTGAAGAGAAGGTCAACCAAAGTAGTGGAATATATGCTTTCTAGGAAAGCATATATTCCACTACTTTGGTTGACCTTCTCTTCAGTTGGCCTTTTGAGGACAGACCCATAAAATTGGGCTTTCAGCCTGTATTTAAGCGATCCTACGGTCCACTACCCAATTAAAATGGGCTGAAAGCCAATTTGTTGGGCGTTTAGATATATTGAGCCCATTAAACTAGGTTCATTAAATATACTTGTGGACCTATTTGTCTTTGAAAATTATGTGGGCCAAATTAAGATGAATCTTGACTTTGGTTACATATTAGTTAGGCTTTCGAGTCGTGTGGGCCTAATGTTCGTTAAAAGTTGAGGGGACCAAAATTACCATTTAAAATCCTTTGGGCCCGATAATGGGGCAGTTCCCAACGGGCCAATCATAATGGGCCTAAATAATTTACAAAGGGCTTACTATTTTAATGGGCCTAAGTTATATAAAGGCCCATAATGGCCAACAAGCATAACTAAGTGGGCCTACTTTTTTAATGGCCCTAAATTGTATACTGTCCATGGTTGTAATGACTGGGCCCGCTTTAATGGGTCGAAAGCCCAACCATAATGGGTCCTGGTCCAAAGTAAAATTTTCTCATAATGGGCCAGCTCCCAACAGTCCAATCGTAATGGGCCTAAGTAATTTACAAAGGCCTATTGGCGAAACAATTTTTAATGGGCCTAAGTTCTTAAAAGCCCATAATAGCTAAGAAGCATAACTAAACGGGCTTACTTTTTAATGGGCCTAGATTTACGAGCCCATTGTGGTAATAACTGGGCCCGCTTTAATGGGCTTGTGGACCAAAGTAATTTTTACTGATAATGGGTCAGTTCCCAACTACCCAATCGTAATGAGCCTAAATAATTTACGAAGAGCCTATTAAATGGTCAGTTCTATAAAGGCCCGCTAATAAGCATCACTAAATGGGCCTaagtaattttaattataatgggCTTATGTCCATTAACCttaggctttggcttttggccCATTATCATTAAAAATTGTTCAGGCTGATTGTGATAGAAATTAAAGAACTTAGGCCCATTAAAGGCGGCTGTTAATTCACAAAACCTTTAAAATTGTTTATACAAACTATGGCCTTTCTCATTGAACATGAGGTCCATTAAAATCGTGCCCTATGCCCTTGCCCCACTTACACACTTGGGTCCACATTCCAGGCAAGGCCAGAAGTCCACTAAAAAGATGGTCCATTAAAGGCGGCTGTTAATTCATATAACCTTTTAAATGGTTAATACAAACTATGCCCGTATCATTGAACATAAGGTCCATTAAAATCGTTCCCTATGCCCTTTCCATTTACACACTTGGGTCCACATTCCAGGCAAGGGCATAAGTCCACTAAAAAGATGGTCCAATCAAACATGGTTTCAATCAAATAAGTAATATATGGACCCTTTGTGGATCCTGTGGTGGGAGAGTTCATTTTGAGGGTGATGCTTTGATTATGATAAATGCGATAGTGAAGCCTCCGTTGGTTTCGCATTGGGcgattgaaaatttagttgatgATATCAGGTGTAGTTTGTAGGAGATTCCGCATTGGAGTATCTCAAAGGTTAGCAGGCGTCAAAACGCTTGGGCGGATGGTCTCGCCGGATGGTCTCGCCAAATGGGCTGCGACTAGGAATCTCTCCGGCAACATTCCCAGTCATTTTCTCCCGAGATTGCAGTTATGGTTAGATACCAAACATGACCCTCCTGACCACTGTTTTggtctcttttattcttttggtTAGTTCTGTATGtgcctgacaaaaaaaaaaaaggtaatataTGGACCCAGAAATGCGTCCCCAAAAATCAGCGTCGCCAACCGAAGTGCTAATATATTCAGTCCCCAAAAATCAGCGACACAAACCACTAATATATTCAGTCTACAAATATTTCAATAATCAACATCATGTATGACACGCAATTATTCCCGAAATAACCACACCCCCCAACCAAAAACATAATaccaaaaaagaggaaaaagaatgCAATCAGAAATGACTTAGCGTTTGTGTGGCCTAtaggcctttcaaaaaaaaagaaaaaaatattcatgCCATGGTATACATCACAGCATACCCTGAAGCAAACCGTTCTGTATACCAAAACAATTCAATGAGGTAGCGACAAACTGGGGATGTTAAAAGTACATATCTAAAAAGCAAAATACCATAGAGCAAAATACGAAATaaagaataaacaaaatcaCGGATGGGTTGTCAAATAAGAACAAGAAATGAAGTAACACTAGTTAAACAGTCATTTTACCCATAAAGATCACAACAATTTGAGAACCTATAACTATATACTGAATGAATTATCCACACCAGTGGATAGCAGATTCTATGATGTCTCCCATAGTCCTGTAGTCGAATCCAAATAATTTGGAACAAGGCTTGGATGATGAATACTTCATATATATACTGAATGAATTAGCCATGTCATTACTTTATAAAAAGATAAAAACTGTAGGTAATATAAGAGAAGTAAAGGTTATGATTCAGATTTTTAAATCAGAATAAGAGTTGCAACTAGTAGTTTTATCAGGTATTGTATAAAGATCAAAAGTATCTATATGCAGGAAATTTCTTGATGGAACCTAAATGGACAAAAACACCATCATTTATTTTACTCAAAACAATGGTCCCTGCAGTATGATGATGGGCAAAACAACCAAAGAAGTGAGATTACCAAATTAAACAAGAATAATGTCCAACTGGTAACTAGATAATCATGATATCATGAGAAAACCTTACCAGACTACAGCATAGTTGTCTTTGCACCCCCAACAATTCTTTCCAGCTACATCTCTGCATGTTATACTAAAACTCATCTATATCATTTCCTTTGTGTTGTTTTCAACAAGAACTCCCGTAGGAGACATATCATGTGCCAGGCTGCCAGCTCAAAACCTTTATCCATCATACATATTCTGGACTCGTTTCAGTATGTTCACTATCATGTCTAAGTCTAACTAGGCTGAACCCAATGTCGATGGATTTGCAAGCAGCACATCATCAACTGATATCTGCCACATGTACTGCATTTTAATTCCCCCCTAATTATTCAGTTCTCCAGTTCTATTTGGCCCCAGATTCCAACATCCCACCTGACCTTAATTTTGCAAATCAAATCAGGATCTCTTGATGGAAGAAATATCGTTACTCGGACATTTTCTTCTGGTAGTTGAACCAAAAGATACTTAAAATAGTATTACATAGGTGACCTCTAAATTAATCCTAAAATTCAAACTTAAACATGGTTGAGGTGCAATCATTCAGTACATAAAAGAACAAcctaaatttaaaataatgcTTCAACATCTCCATAAAACTACCATTCagtaaacaagaaaaaaaagcctAGTCGAACGTTTTCTAAATGCCACCAATGGATAGAAAAAGTCAGAGGAACTCTGAACAACACTCAGCATCACCATTACCATCACCTTTTATGTGGACCAAGGACAGTATTCAAAGAACTAACACTAGCGCATATGATCCATAGCATAATAATGTAATGAGATGGAAGAGAATGTTACTACTAGATCTTCATTTCTTGCTACAAAAATAACATCTACACAATGAACATTGGATGGAAGGGCTGCATAGTGGAATTAAGGACcataaaataagaataaaaccTATGTAATGAACATTGCAAAATAAATTGAGAAACACTGAGAGATTATGCAATTATTATAGCAAAATTGAGCAATATCTTACATAAAGTTGAAATACTAACCAGCATTATGTATCAATATCATGGACTGGAGCTGCTACCATCCTTCGAATGTCTACCCACGCTTCCAGGAGAATAAACCTACGTAATGAACATTACAAAATAAATTGAGAAACAAAGAGATCGTGCAATTACTATAGCAAAATTGAGCAATTATCTTACTTAAAAGTTGAAATATCAATATCATGGGCCTGCTACCATCCTTCAAATGTCTACCCATGCTTCCCCAGGAGTACTGCTAGTGTGAATATGCACCTGCTGAACTGGAACTGCGGCTGCATTAGACAGACTTATCCATTCGTCCTGACgacaacaaaaaattgaaaattagaaAATTTAAATGATCTGTGTTAGAAAATCTTTGGCAGGCCAGTAAGGGACAAAAACTAGCCTCCAATGCCCCAGCACACAAAAAGCAATCTCACAAGTTCTAGAGCAATGGAATAATGGTTATTGGCATCAATAGGTGATCCGACCAATAGACAATGATATATATTGTCTTCTGTGCACCAGAACGAGAGACGATGCCCTGGATCTAATATCGAACTGAAGCTTCAACCAATAAGCAACAACTAATAAGAAATGACCAAATTACATCTAGATGACAGAGGGGCTAGACGCCCATTTATGATGACTTATTTACATATCGAATATGTATTTATTGGTAACTATAAAAGTAAAGGGCAAGGCATCGAGCAGAGGTCAAGATAACATTAATATCAAGTTTTCTCAAAACACAGCATAGATCCACATTACTGATGCACTCTATTCTGaaatccaaacaaagaaaatgcTTCATGGCCATTAACCATATACGGCTAGTCGAATTTAATTGACTTCTGCTATGGAACCCAAAATAAAAGTCATCGTGAACCTCCCCAACTCGTTAACGACATACCAGTTAAATTAGCCACAAATAAAGACCAGAAAAGACGAAGGTGCGCAATAACTACGTAGCTCACCTGAGAGACACGGACAAAAAACGAAGTGTGGTTTCACTGCCGCGGAGGAGTAGCCCTCACTCGCAGAGTTGAGTTTCTCCGAGTCCAGATCAGGCGACGACGGGCAGTGACACACGCCTATAACGGCGAAAATCTTGCGATTGAACTGAAAGTCCTCGCAGGGGTAGGGAGGAGCTCCGCATAGCGAAAAGTTGAAGCTGAGCATCCTGCCGCCCAAGGCTAGTTCACGAATGGAGAGTCCAGGTGCTCCGTGAAGAAAGAGATTATCGTCGACATTAGGATCGCATGGTGCCGCATGAACATGGAGTAGTAACACCGCGAGATCGCCAGAGAGACAGTCCCGATCGGAAAGACCGCAACGCGGATCATGGAACAAATCTTTGCTACTAACGTCCGGCTCTATTTTCGCAATTGTGATTGGACGCTAGGGATGGGGAGATTCCAGGATTGATAAATCTGCTTGTTGTATCAGACTTGAGAGCTCCCAATCAAACAtgaagagaaatagagagaggagCAGATTGAGGAGCGAGAGTGAGACCTCAGGATCTGTTTGATATAATAATAAAGGGAAAGCAAGCGTATGTACGTGTTTGTCTTGTGGGCTTCGAGCCTCTCGGCCTTTTAGTAGGCCCATTGGAATAAATCAAACGCATCTTGTGTTGACAACCCCGAGTAGGGGGcgaaattttctaaaaattaaGGGAGGCACTGGAATTTAATGTTGATCCAACGGTCGACATAATTAATTCACTCACAACATTTTTATTGatattacaaaataaagggggatgtTATCAAAATCCACCGTTAAGACTCCTGCAAAGTGATTCCCATCTACGTCAAAAATCGTTCTTCTAAGTATGAAAATCCACCGTTAATTGACGAAGAATTCCTACGACCTGCACGAATATATATAATAGCCAAAGTGAAACATGTTGAAcaattagagtgtgtttggattgagggatttggggagaagggaaggaaagggaaaggaaaagggaaagaagataatggaagggaaaatatatttccctctctcatgtttggatagataaaaaaaaagggaaagaaaagtggtttaatttactagtttatcattattttttatatttaagtgttatgtccaaataacttaattagtaatctcttccctccaaatgactccattttgagaagaaagaattttgacaaaaaatttaaaaaatcttcctcccaaatcccctcaaatccctcccctcaatttttttataaattatccaaacaaaggaattggaaggaaactctatttcctttctcttccctctcctctaaatccctcaatgcaaacacactcttagt
Protein-coding regions in this window:
- the LOC119996734 gene encoding dnaJ homolog subfamily B member 4-like — protein: MGVDYYNILKVNKNATDDDLKKSYRKLAMKWHPDKNPNNKKEAEAKFKQISEAYEVLSDPQKRALYDQYGEEGLKDTPPPGSGSPFGNGGGGSNGFNPRNAEDIFAEFFGSSPFGFGSSGPGRSMRFQSDGGGKFGGFGGAENMFRSYSEGTMPRKPPPVESKLPCSLEELYSGSTRKMKISRTVIDANGRQVPETEILTIDVKPGWKKGTKITFPDKGNEQPYQLPADLVFVIDEKPHDVYKRDGNDLIVNQWVSLAEALGGTTVNLTTLDGRNLSIPVTDIINPGYELVLAKEGMPIVKDAGNRGDLRIKFDVKFPTRLTPEQRTGLKRALGG